In a single window of the Bacteroidales bacterium genome:
- the fsa gene encoding fructose-6-phosphate aldolase, with protein sequence MKFFIDTANLNQIKEAQDLGILDGVTTNPSLMAKEGIKGEENIKNHYKTICEIVEGDVSAEVISTDFEGMVKEGEMLAALHPQITIKVPMIKEGIKAIKYFSDKGLKTNCTLVFSVGQALLAAKAGATYVSPFIGRLDDISTDGVELIKQIVDMYNYYGYETQVLAASIRHTQHIIQCAEVGADVVTAPLSAITGLLKHPLTDIGLEKFLADYRKLNG encoded by the coding sequence ATGAAGTTTTTTATAGACACAGCAAATCTTAATCAAATTAAAGAAGCACAAGACCTCGGAATACTTGACGGAGTAACTACAAACCCTTCACTTATGGCTAAAGAAGGCATAAAAGGTGAAGAAAATATTAAAAATCATTACAAAACAATTTGCGAAATTGTAGAAGGTGATGTAAGTGCGGAAGTTATTTCAACCGATTTTGAGGGGATGGTAAAAGAAGGAGAAATGCTTGCTGCTTTACATCCTCAAATTACCATTAAAGTTCCTATGATTAAAGAAGGAATAAAAGCTATTAAATACTTTTCCGACAAAGGATTAAAAACAAATTGCACATTAGTTTTTTCTGTCGGGCAAGCATTACTTGCCGCAAAAGCCGGAGCAACTTATGTTTCTCCTTTTATAGGAAGGTTAGATGATATTTCAACCGACGGAGTAGAGTTAATTAAGCAAATTGTTGATATGTATAATTACTACGGTTACGAAACCCAAGTTCTGGCGGCATCCATTCGACATACGCAACATATAATACAATGTGCTGAAGTAGGTGCTGATGTTGTAACGGCTCCTTTAAGTGCAATCACGGGGCTTTTAAAACATCCTTTAACCGATATAGGATTAGAGAAATTTTTGGCAGATTATCGTAAATTGAACGGTTAA